Proteins from a genomic interval of Capsicum annuum cultivar UCD-10X-F1 chromosome 4, UCD10Xv1.1, whole genome shotgun sequence:
- the LOC107871039 gene encoding protein PHLOEM PROTEIN 2-LIKE A10, which translates to MDLEVLKKSLNYAQKKKKWIILLGLVGLSSYGAYRVYHMPSVVKKRKTVMRLLGAFISMAEMVSDSSEAVSVVSKDLKEFLQSDSEELPRSLKQLAKLARSEEFTNSVVRVSQALTVGILRGYGSENKGEIEEVGGSSFVDKVMDRMMSTVGTGFVSVIVGSFARNLVMGFYSNSESDEALIGNYQSGVPYMKANSSEVPRWVDVVCTDRCKLMIADCIQTFVSTAVAVYLDKTMHINVYDDLFSGLTNPKNQANVKDFLVSVCNGAVETLVKTSHQVMTASGSDSDLSLKSACSIVDQSDYLTQASGKALQQVAPRKINTSQPIDLQSNGWLTSVSSTLAVPSNRRFVLDVTGRVTFETVRSIVEFFTLKLSESMKRSANVVHEEVVERGLNVITQINAKSYVILTVCLALFLHILGSTHALLPA; encoded by the coding sequence ATGGATCTTGAGGTGTTGAAGAAAAGTTTGAACTATgctcaaaagaagaagaaatggataATTCTTCTTGGATTAGTTGGTTTATCTAGTTATGGTGCATATAGAGTATATCACATGCCTTCTGTTGTGAAGAAAAGAAAGACGGTCATGAGGTTGTTGGGAGCTTTTATCTCAATGGCTGAAATGGTTTCTGATTCTTCTGAAGCTGTTAGTGTTGTGTCTAAGGATTTAAAGGAGTTTTTGCAGTCTGATTCTGAAGAACTTCCTAGGAGTTTGAAGCAGTTAGCTAAACTTGCAAGATCTGAGGAATTTACCAATTCTGTGGTTAGAGTTTCCCAGGCTCTAACTGTAGGGATTTTAAGGGGGTATGGGAGTGAAAATAAGGGTGAGATTGAGGAGGTGGGTGGTTCAAGTTTTGTTGATAAGGTCATGGATAGAATGATGAGTACTGTTGGGACTGGATTTGTTTCTGTTATTGTTGGTAGCTTTGCAAGGAACTTGGTTATGGGTTTCTATTCGAATAGTGAGTCGGATGAGGCGTTGATTGGGAATTACCAATCTGGGGTCCCGTATATGAAGGCGAATTCATCAGAAGTGCCAAGATGGGTTGATGTGGTTTGTACTGATAGATGTAAACTAATGATTGCTGATTGTATCCAGACATTTGTGAGCACTGCTGTTGCAGTTTACCTCGATAAAACAATGCATATAAACGTATATGATGATCTGTTTTCTGGGTTGACCAATCCGAAGAATCAAGCCAATGTGAAGGACTTTCTAGTTTCCGTTTGTAATGGGGCTGTTGAAACGCTAGTGAAGACGTCTCATCAAGTGATGACAGCTTCTGGATCTGATTCTGATTTGAGTTTGAAATCTGCTTGTTCCATAGTTGATCAAAGTGATTATTTAACACAAGCAAGTGGAAAGGCACTTCAGCAAGTGGCTCCAAGAAAAATTAACACGAGTCAACCGATTGATCTACAAAGTAATGGATGGCTGACTAGTGTGTCATCAACATTGGCAGTTCCAAGCAATAGAAGGTTTGTGCTTGACGTGACTGGCAGGGTGACATTTGAAACGGTTAGATCTATTGTGGAGTTTTTCACTTTGAAGCTATCCGAGAGCATGAAAAGAAGTGCTAACGTTGTTCATGAAGAAGTTGTGGAGAGAGGGCTCAATGTCATTACTCAAATCAATGCCAAGTCTTATGTAATTCTTACAGTATGCCTTGCATTATTTCTACATATTCTTGGCAGTACTCATGCTTTATTGCCTGCCTAA